Proteins from a genomic interval of Bradyrhizobium sp. CCGB01:
- a CDS encoding HpcH/HpaI aldolase/citrate lyase family protein encodes MANKVKEIWKSGKAVVNAWLAIPSGFSAEMIAQCGFDSVTVDMQHGVQDYLSMVQCFQAMDKHPVTPMVRVPWNEPGIIGKVLDGGAYGVICPMVNTAQEAKNLVSYSKYPPQGVRSNGPIRAGMYGTAGSYQKTANADTILLPMMETKTAVENMEAILDVEGIDGVYIGPSDLGFSYGLEPKLDRSEPEILAIYEKIIKECGKRGLNPGIHCSGAEGAARAINMGFKLVTLSNEVGLMTTYAKMQVNATRKDSAGKA; translated from the coding sequence GTGGCGAACAAGGTCAAGGAAATCTGGAAGTCGGGCAAGGCCGTGGTCAACGCGTGGCTCGCGATCCCCTCAGGCTTCTCGGCCGAGATGATCGCGCAATGCGGCTTCGACAGCGTCACCGTCGACATGCAGCATGGCGTGCAGGACTATCTGTCGATGGTGCAGTGCTTCCAGGCCATGGACAAGCATCCGGTGACCCCGATGGTTCGCGTGCCCTGGAACGAGCCCGGCATCATCGGCAAGGTGCTCGACGGCGGCGCCTATGGCGTGATCTGCCCGATGGTCAACACGGCGCAGGAAGCCAAAAACCTCGTCTCCTATTCCAAATATCCGCCGCAGGGCGTCCGCTCCAACGGCCCGATCCGCGCCGGCATGTACGGCACCGCGGGCTCCTACCAGAAGACCGCGAACGCCGACACCATCCTCCTGCCGATGATGGAGACCAAGACCGCGGTCGAGAACATGGAAGCGATCCTCGACGTCGAGGGCATCGACGGCGTCTATATCGGCCCGTCCGATCTCGGCTTCTCCTACGGCCTCGAGCCGAAGCTCGACCGCAGCGAGCCCGAGATCCTCGCGATCTACGAGAAGATCATCAAGGAATGCGGCAAGCGCGGCCTCAACCCGGGCATCCATTGCAGCGGCGCCGAAGGCGCGGCGCGCGCGATCAACATGGGCTTCAAGCTGGTGACGCTCTCGAACGAGGTCGGCCTGATGACGACCTACGCCAAGATGCAGGTCAACGCGACCCGCAAGGATTCGGCCGGCAAGGCCTGA
- a CDS encoding UxaA family hydrolase, producing MTISPVIRLHPADGVLIARASLPPGTVVADGVTTVERIPSGHKVAIKPIAVGEPVIRYGQIIGFATIPIAPGQHVHVQNCGMGDFSKDYAYCADVKPTPNFDLPATFEGIRRPDGRVATRNYIGILTSVNCSAHVASLVADVFKKNPFTGDNPLADFPNVDGVVALTHKTGCGMTQNEPLALLRRTLGGYARHVNFSHVIVLGLGCEVNQIGGLMEEQKLAGRLRAMDIQEVGGTRKTVEAGIAFVREALADSNKVTRESVPVSELTVALQCGGSDGYSGVSANPALGAASDLIVRHGGTVILSETPETYGAEHLLTRRAVSREVGEKLVDLMRWWDEYTEREGAEMNANPSPGNKAGGLTTILEKSLGAMAKAGTTNLVDVLRYAEPVTKRGFVFMDTPGYDPVAATGQVAGGANLVCFTTGRGSVFGCKPAPSIKLATNTPMYKRMEEDMDVNCGTILEGEESVQECGQRIFELILKTASGQPTKSESFDFGGAEFAPWVLGATM from the coding sequence ATGACCATCAGCCCCGTCATCCGCCTGCATCCCGCTGACGGCGTGCTGATCGCGCGCGCGAGCCTGCCGCCGGGGACGGTGGTCGCCGACGGCGTGACCACGGTCGAGCGCATTCCCTCCGGCCACAAGGTCGCGATCAAGCCGATCGCCGTGGGCGAGCCTGTGATCCGCTACGGCCAGATCATCGGCTTTGCGACCATTCCGATCGCGCCGGGCCAGCACGTGCACGTGCAGAACTGCGGCATGGGCGATTTCTCCAAGGACTATGCCTACTGCGCCGACGTCAAGCCGACGCCGAACTTCGACCTGCCGGCGACCTTCGAGGGCATCCGCCGTCCGGACGGCCGCGTCGCCACGCGCAACTATATCGGCATCCTCACCTCGGTGAATTGCAGCGCGCATGTCGCGAGCCTCGTCGCCGACGTCTTCAAGAAGAATCCGTTCACCGGCGACAATCCGCTCGCCGACTTTCCGAATGTCGACGGCGTGGTCGCGCTGACCCACAAGACCGGCTGCGGCATGACGCAGAACGAGCCGCTGGCGCTGCTCCGCCGCACGCTCGGCGGCTATGCGCGGCACGTCAATTTCTCCCACGTCATCGTGCTCGGCCTCGGCTGCGAGGTGAACCAGATCGGCGGCCTCATGGAAGAGCAGAAGCTCGCCGGCCGCCTGCGCGCGATGGACATCCAGGAGGTCGGCGGCACCCGCAAGACGGTGGAGGCGGGCATTGCCTTCGTGCGCGAGGCGCTCGCTGACTCCAACAAGGTCACGCGTGAGTCCGTACCGGTGAGCGAACTCACCGTGGCCCTGCAATGCGGCGGCTCGGACGGCTATTCCGGCGTATCCGCCAATCCGGCGCTGGGCGCTGCCAGCGATCTCATCGTCCGTCACGGCGGCACCGTGATCCTGTCGGAGACGCCGGAGACCTACGGCGCCGAGCATCTCTTGACGCGCCGTGCGGTCAGCCGCGAGGTCGGCGAGAAGCTCGTCGATCTGATGCGCTGGTGGGACGAATACACCGAGCGCGAAGGCGCCGAGATGAACGCCAATCCGAGCCCCGGCAACAAGGCCGGCGGCCTCACCACCATCCTGGAAAAATCGCTCGGCGCGATGGCCAAGGCCGGCACTACCAATCTCGTCGACGTGCTGCGCTACGCCGAGCCGGTGACCAAGCGCGGCTTCGTGTTCATGGACACGCCCGGCTACGATCCGGTCGCGGCCACCGGCCAGGTCGCCGGCGGTGCCAATCTGGTCTGCTTCACCACCGGCCGTGGCAGCGTGTTCGGCTGCAAGCCCGCGCCCTCGATCAAGCTCGCCACCAACACGCCCATGTACAAGCGCATGGAAGAGGACATGGACGTCAATTGCGGCACCATCCTGGAAGGCGAGGAGAGCGTCCAGGAGTGCGGCCAGCGCATCTTCGAGCTCATCCTGAAGACTGCCTCGGGCCAGCCGACCAAGAGCGAGAGCTTCGATTTCGGCGGCGCCGAGTTCGCGCCCTGGGTGCTCGGCGCGACGATGTGA
- a CDS encoding malate/lactate/ureidoglycolate dehydrogenase, with protein sequence MVTIQVQRLIDFVTEVFAHAQSSPEEARRIATYLTTANLTGHDSHGVIRVPVYIRWQKTGFVVPNQNAEIVLDTPSLAVVDGKFGYGQTVTPQAVRIGIEKCRKAGLAAIALRNAGHIGRVGDWAEMAAAEGLVSVHFVNAAGSLLVAPFGGVEKRLSTAPYCVGIPREGQDPIVLDFATSVVAEGKVLVASRGGKKLPKGALVDADGTLSEDPVVLYGPFTPDGPRDHTKGTGAIRAFGEHKGSGLAFMCELLGGALTGTGATSGGRRFANGMLAFYIDPKVVDTSHVFDAEVSRYADFIRATKPVAGVDQVLIPGDPERKTRAERNQNGIPLPDDTWAAIVNTAREVGVSEVSIQSATA encoded by the coding sequence ATGGTCACCATACAGGTCCAGAGGCTGATCGACTTCGTCACTGAAGTCTTTGCGCACGCGCAATCGTCCCCCGAAGAAGCCAGGCGCATCGCCACCTACCTGACCACGGCGAACCTGACCGGCCACGACAGCCACGGCGTGATCCGCGTGCCGGTCTATATCCGCTGGCAGAAGACCGGCTTCGTCGTCCCGAACCAGAACGCCGAGATCGTGCTCGATACGCCGTCGCTCGCGGTGGTCGACGGCAAGTTCGGCTATGGCCAGACCGTGACGCCGCAGGCGGTCCGGATCGGTATCGAGAAATGCAGGAAGGCGGGGCTCGCCGCCATCGCATTGCGCAACGCCGGCCATATCGGCCGGGTCGGCGACTGGGCCGAGATGGCCGCCGCCGAAGGGCTGGTCTCGGTGCATTTCGTCAATGCCGCGGGCTCGCTGCTGGTGGCGCCGTTCGGCGGCGTCGAGAAGCGGCTCTCCACTGCGCCTTATTGCGTCGGTATCCCGCGCGAGGGCCAGGATCCGATCGTGCTGGATTTTGCAACCTCGGTCGTGGCCGAGGGCAAGGTGCTGGTCGCAAGCCGCGGCGGCAAGAAGCTGCCGAAGGGCGCGCTGGTCGATGCCGACGGCACCTTGAGCGAAGATCCGGTTGTCCTTTACGGGCCCTTCACGCCGGACGGGCCGCGCGATCACACCAAGGGCACCGGCGCCATCCGCGCCTTCGGCGAGCACAAGGGATCGGGCCTCGCCTTCATGTGCGAGCTGCTCGGCGGCGCGCTGACCGGAACCGGGGCCACCTCGGGCGGACGGCGCTTTGCCAACGGCATGCTGGCGTTCTATATCGATCCGAAGGTGGTCGATACCTCCCATGTGTTCGACGCAGAGGTGTCGCGCTATGCGGACTTCATCCGTGCCACCAAGCCGGTGGCGGGGGTCGATCAGGTGCTGATTCCCGGCGATCCCGAGCGGAAAACGAGGGCTGAGCGCAACCAAAACGGCATCCCCTTGCCGGATGACACCTGGGCGGCAATAGTGAACACCGCCCGCGAGGTCGGCGTCAGCGAAGTCAGCATCCAGAGCGCGACCGCATAG
- the hpaH gene encoding 2-oxo-hept-4-ene-1,7-dioate hydratase, with product MALSNDDIQACARRLHQAEKTRTQIRQLSQDFPGISIADAYAIQKAWVDVKIAEGRIVKGHKIGLTSKAMQSSLNIDEPDSGVLLDDMFFADGGLVPTERFIATRVEAELAFVMSKRLAGPDCTLFDVLNATDFVVPALEILDTRIERVDPKTKATRKIFDTIADNAANAGIVLGGRPIRPLDADLRWIGALCFKNGQLEETGLAAGVLNHPATAVAWLANKIAPLGLALEPGQVVLAGSFIRPIETRKGDTIQADYGTYGSVSCYFA from the coding sequence ATGGCGCTTTCCAACGACGATATCCAAGCTTGCGCGAGGCGTCTGCACCAGGCGGAGAAGACCCGCACGCAGATCCGGCAGCTTTCACAGGATTTCCCCGGCATCAGCATCGCTGATGCCTACGCGATTCAGAAGGCCTGGGTCGACGTCAAGATTGCCGAGGGGCGCATCGTCAAAGGCCACAAAATCGGCCTGACCTCGAAGGCGATGCAGAGTTCGCTCAACATCGACGAGCCGGATTCCGGCGTGCTGCTCGACGACATGTTCTTCGCCGATGGCGGCCTTGTCCCGACCGAGCGCTTCATCGCCACCCGCGTCGAGGCCGAACTCGCCTTCGTCATGAGCAAGCGGCTCGCAGGCCCCGACTGCACGCTGTTCGACGTGCTCAACGCCACCGATTTCGTCGTGCCGGCGCTGGAAATTCTGGACACCCGCATCGAGCGCGTCGATCCCAAGACGAAAGCGACGCGCAAGATCTTTGATACCATCGCCGACAATGCGGCGAATGCCGGCATCGTGCTCGGCGGTCGCCCGATCCGTCCGTTGGACGCCGATCTGCGCTGGATCGGCGCGCTGTGCTTCAAGAACGGACAGCTCGAGGAAACGGGTCTCGCCGCCGGTGTGCTCAATCATCCCGCCACCGCGGTGGCCTGGCTCGCCAACAAGATCGCGCCGCTCGGCCTTGCGCTGGAGCCCGGTCAGGTCGTGCTCGCGGGCTCCTTCATCCGTCCGATCGAGACCCGCAAGGGCGACACAATTCAGGCCGATTATGGCACCTACGGCTCGGTGAGCTGCTACTTCGCGTAA
- the hpaR gene encoding homoprotocatechuate degradation operon regulator HpaR encodes MAKRPADPANGSEPAARQVPMRDFSRSLPMSLLRAREAVMRQFRPKLREHGLTEQQWRILRALAAIEAAEVTELARTAFLLGPSLSRILRDLEARNLIERKTAKTDQRRSMVSISKEGVKLMASVAPSSEAIYAEITQRFGARKLAELQEMLGELEQSLAGLGTGEEASAEE; translated from the coding sequence ATGGCGAAAAGACCGGCTGATCCCGCGAACGGAAGTGAGCCTGCCGCACGGCAGGTGCCGATGCGCGACTTCTCGCGCTCGCTTCCGATGTCGCTGCTCAGGGCGCGCGAGGCCGTGATGCGGCAATTTCGCCCCAAGCTGCGCGAGCACGGCTTGACTGAGCAGCAATGGCGCATCCTCCGCGCACTCGCGGCGATCGAGGCCGCGGAGGTCACGGAACTCGCGCGCACCGCGTTTCTCCTCGGTCCGAGCCTGTCGCGCATCCTGCGCGATCTCGAGGCGCGCAATCTGATCGAGCGCAAGACGGCGAAGACCGACCAGCGCCGCAGCATGGTCTCGATCTCGAAAGAGGGCGTGAAGCTGATGGCCTCCGTCGCGCCGTCCTCGGAAGCGATCTATGCGGAGATCACCCAGCGCTTCGGCGCGCGCAAGCTCGCCGAGTTGCAGGAGATGCTCGGCGAGCTCGAACAGAGTCTTGCAGGGCTCGGCACCGGCGAGGAGGCAAGTGCCGAGGAGTGA